A region of Drosophila suzukii chromosome 2L, CBGP_Dsuzu_IsoJpt1.0, whole genome shotgun sequence DNA encodes the following proteins:
- the LOC108021727 gene encoding serine protease inhibitor 42Dd-like, whose protein sequence is MKFLGLILLATSVTCRFTDDLYKLLAKSNAGKNLISSPLSVDIALSMVYMAAGGKTAQEMRNVLKHPTDKKAVARKYKEFLTKLEGREKVAILDLANRLFVNDLYTLVPEFNQVVKDSFKAEAQAISLTDSVKAASIVNKWVNDQTRSRIKTVVEESNMSSRLIMVLVNAIYFKGQWQYEFDPKNTKVADFRSADKKTDPVQMMSLVGTLRVGLIPDLDAKVIELPYRNSSLSMVIFLPEKDDGLPKLEQKIAGFSQKLKSRAVNLRLPKFKIEFSSELNDVLATMGIQDAFAGSADFGGLVKQSGASISKVTHKAFIEVNEEGAEAAAVTGVGLVSRCPTCNAFQFNADHPFAYVIRDEDTIYFQGHFVKPEKLS, encoded by the exons ATGAAGTTCTTGG GCTTGATATTATTGGCCACGTCAGTGACTTGCCGATTCACCGATGATTTGTACAAACTTTTGGCCAAAAGTAATGCGGGCAAGAATCTTATTTCGTCGCCTCTTTCCGTCGATATTGCCTTGAGTATGGTATACATGGCCGCTGGGGGAAAGACAGCCCAAGAAATGAGGAACGTTTTGAAACATCCCACGGATAAAAAGGCAGTGGCTCGTAAATACAAGGAATTTCTGACAAAGCTCGAAGGTCGCGAAAAGGTAGCCATCCTCGATCTGGCCAACCGCTTATTCGTAAACGATCTCTACACTTTAGTTCCGGAGTTTAATCAAGTGGTCAAAGATTCCTTTAAGGCCGAAGCGCAGGCTATCAGCTTAACTGATTCTGTAAAAGCCGCTTCGATCGTCAATAAGTGGGTGAATGATCAGACGCGCAGCAGGATAAAAACCGTTGTTGAGGAAAGTAATATGTCCTCGCGTTTGATAATGGTTCTCGTGAATGCAATTTACTTCAAAGGCCAGTGGCAGTACGAATTCGACCCTAAAAATACCAAAGTGGCCGATTTTCGATCTGCTGACAAAAAAACCGATCCTGTTCAGATGATGTCGCTCGTGGGCACATTAAGGGTGGGATTAATTCCGGACTTGGATGCCAAAGTAATCGAGCTTCCTTACCGGAATTCAAGCCTATCAATGGTCATCTTTTTGCCGGAAAAAGACGACGGCTTGCCAAAATTGGAGCAGAAGATCGCAGGCTTCTCTCAAAAGCTGAAAAGCCGGGCCGTGAATTTAAGGCTGCCAAAGTTTAAAATCGAATTTTCCTCAGAGCTAAACGATGTTCTTGCGACG ATGGGCATACAAGATGCTTTTGCGGGTAGTGCGGATTTTGGAGGTCTAGTGAAACAATCAGGAGCCAGCATCAGCAAAGTCACACACAAGGCTTTCATTGAGGTTAACGAAGAGGGTGCCGAGGCAGCAGCTGTAACAG GTGTTGGACTGGTATCGAGGTGCCCAACTTGCAACGCCTTCCAATTCAATGCCGATCATCCATTTGCCTACGTCATTCGCGATGAGGACACCATTTACTTTCAGGGACACTTTGTAAAACCAGAAAAATTAAGTTAG
- the LOC108009751 gene encoding probable cytochrome P450 4d21, with product MWLSLILEAFILILAWDFYRRHRRSAILLRSKISGPLSLLVLGNSLQASALRSENYIEYFSNTFNKYGNTFRHWILGECLIYTKDVKLFEAILSSSTLLQKAEVYRVMRDFLGDGLFLGSASKWASRRKVLAPAFHFKCLENFVEIMDRNSEIMVKKLRKVADGKTPVDLFNYVSLEALDVITETAMGVQMNAQTDPNCAYTKTLKSVVHIESDRLLSPSKRFNWLFPLAAPLVYWRLQRDIRLMHEFTSKIVRERRAILERSKADGSYQPLRLEDEKTGGKSKMALLNILLQVSIDNKPLTELDIREEVGGFIFAGDDTTTSAVSHALHVISRHPKVQKCVYEEILGVLGQDPNTPVTQSQLLDLKYLDCVIKETMRLYPPVPFLGRYIPKDLHVGDKTIPGNTNVILMPYYVYRDPEYFPDPLTFKPERWMNVKEASFPIHAYIPFSFGPKNCIGQKFAMLQMKTLISKVIRHYELLPLGEDLKATYTFVLSSSSGFNVGLRPKKF from the exons ATGTGGCTTTCCTTAATTCTAGAAGCTTTTATCCTGATCTTGGCCTGGGACTTTTACCGCAGGCACCGACGGTCTGCTATCCTTCTGAGGTCAAAAATCTCGGGACCACTTTCGCTCTTAGTACTGGGCAATAGTCTGCAGGCCTCAGCTTTGAGGTCGGAAA ATTACATCGAATACTttagcaacactttcaataaATATGGCAACACCTTTCGACACTGGATTCTGGGCGAATGCCTGATTTACACCAAGGATGTAAAGTTATTTGAAGCCATTCTTAGCAGCAGCACCCTACTACAGAAAGCTGAGGTCTACAGAGTCATGCGGGACTTCCTTGGCGATGGACTCTTTCTTGGCTCGGCAAGCAAATGGGCTTCTCGGAGAAAGGTTCTTGCCCCAGCCTTTCACTTTAAATGCCTCGAGAACTTTGTGGAGATTATGGACAGAAACAGTGAAATTATGGTGAAGAAACTGAGAAAGGTTGCTGATGGGAAAACACCAGTGGACCTTTTCAACTATGTTTCCTTGGAAGCTCTTGACGTGATTACAG AGACTGCCATGGGAGTCCAAATGAATGCCCAGACCGACCCTAATTGCGCCTACACTAAGACGCTTAAGAG TGTTGTCCATATCGAGTCGGACCGCTTGTTAAGTCCTTCAAAACGCTTTAACTGGCTTTTTCCGCTGGCAGCCCCTTTGGTTTACTGGCGATTACAAAGAGATATACGCCTTATGCATGAGTTTACCTCTAAGATAGTTCGTGAAAGGCGAGCAATTCTAGAGCGGTCAAAGGCCGACGGTAGCTACCAACCGCTGA GACTGGAAGATGAAAAGACCGGTGGTAAATCTAAGATGGCCCTTCTGAACATTCTGCTGCAAGTCTCCATCGATAACAAACCCTTAACTGAGCTGGATATTCGCGAGGAGGTTGGCGGCTTCATATTCGCGGGAGATGACACCACCACCAGTGCGGTGTCCCATGCCTTACACGTCATTTCAAGGCATCCTAAAGTGCAGAAGTGCGTATACGAGGAGATTCTGGGTGTCCTGGGTCAAGATCCCAACACTCCAGTGACCCAGTCCCAATTACTAGATCTAAAATATCTCGACTGCGTTATTAAGGAGACAATGCGTTTGTATCCACCAGTACCTTTTCTCGGGAGATACATCCCCAAGGACTTGCACGTTGGGGATAAAACCATTCCCGGTAATACAAACGTTATATTAATGCCGTACTATGTCTATCGAGATCCGGAGTACTTTCCTGATCCTCTTACTTTTAAGCCGGAACGATGGATGAATGTTAAAGAGGCTTCTTTTCCTATCCATGCCTATATTCCGTTTAGTTTCGGACCCAAGAACTGCATAGGGCAGAAGTTCGCAATGCTCCAAATGAAAACGTTGATTAGTAAGGTTATACGACATTACGAACTACTTCCGCTTGGTGAGGACCTCAAGGCTACATACACTTTTGTACTCAGTTCCTCGTCGGGATTTAATGTTGGCCTAAGGCCGAAAAAATTCTAG